A region from the Candidatus Parvarchaeota archaeon genome encodes:
- a CDS encoding HEPN domain-containing protein, giving the protein MNLSDLLSEGRVRKVEPDPKQAEECLSAARRDIAVAKSNLATDFDWAFSIAYNAMLQSSRALMFSDGYVAVGENQHKVAVDYADVKLGTKMGGKIVLFDEMRKKRHRVIYEKVGIVSEYEAKHAILAAEDLLLAVEKKIKGKN; this is encoded by the coding sequence ATGAACTTGAGCGATTTGTTATCTGAAGGCAGGGTAAGGAAGGTGGAGCCTGACCCCAAGCAGGCAGAGGAATGCCTGTCTGCAGCAAGACGGGATATTGCAGTAGCGAAAAGCAACCTTGCAACTGATTTTGACTGGGCATTTTCTATCGCTTATAACGCAATGCTCCAGTCTTCCCGTGCCCTCATGTTTTCAGATGGCTACGTTGCTGTGGGTGAAAATCAGCACAAAGTTGCTGTCGATTATGCTGATGTGAAGCTTGGGACAAAGATGGGCGGCAAAATTGTGCTGTTTGACGAGATGAGGAAAAAGCGCCATCGAGTGATTTATGAGAAGGTTGGGATAGTTTCAGAATATGAAGCGAAACACGCCATCCTGGCTGCTGAAGACCTCTTGCTGGCGGTTGAAAAGAAGATAAAGGGAAAAAATTGA